A window of the Tachysurus fulvidraco isolate hzauxx_2018 chromosome 6, HZAU_PFXX_2.0, whole genome shotgun sequence genome harbors these coding sequences:
- the hacd2 gene encoding very-long-chain (3R)-3-hydroxyacyl-CoA dehydratase 2, whose product MSAPVMGSTKKTFNDGDHHNHKKKKGAGALATAYLVIYNVIMTAGWLVIAVGLVRAYLTRGSYHGLYYSIEKPLKFFQTGALLEILHCAVGIVPSSVVLTGFQVMSRVFLTWAVTHSVREVQSEDSVLLFVVAWTITEIIRYSFYTFSLLNHLPYLIKWARYTFFIILYPMGVAGELLTIYAALPYVQKTGLYSVTLPNKYNFSFDYYTFLILTMVSYIPLFPQLYFHMLRQRKKVLGHVEEYSKVE is encoded by the exons ATGTCTGCACCTGTCATGGGGAGcaccaaaaaaacatttaatgatGGGGATCATCACAAccacaagaagaagaagggagCTGGAGCTCTGGCCACCGCCTACCTGGTCATCTACAACGTGATCATGACAGCTGG GTGGCTGGTCATTGCTGTGGGTCTTGTCCGGGCTTATCTTACTAGAGGCAGCTACCACGGACTGTACTACTCGATAGAAAAGCCACTGAAATTCTTCCAGACTGGAGCACTTCTTGAG atattGCATTGTGCAGTGG GCATCGTACCTTCCTCTGTGGTCCTGACTGGGTTTCAGGTGATGTCACGTGTGTTCCTCACATGGGCtgttacacacagtgttagagaA GTCCAGAGTGAAGACAGTGTGCTTCTCTTTGTGGTAGCATGGACCATTACGGAGATCATCCGCTATTCATTCTACACTTTCAGCCTACTCAATCACCTGCCTTATCTCATTAAATGGGCAAG ATACACCTTTTTTATTATACTCTACCCTATGGGAGTGGCTGGAGAACTTCTGACCATCTACGCTGCTCTGCCTTATGTTCAGAAGACAGGGCTCTACTCTGTCACTTTGCCCAACAAGTATAACTTCTCCTTTGATTATTATACCTTCCTCATTCTCACCATGGTCTCCTACATCCCCT TGTTCCCTCAGCTCTACTTCCACATGTTGCGGCAGAGAAAGAAGGTCCTGGGTCATGTGGAAGAGTACAGCAAAGTGGAATAA
- the stam2 gene encoding signal transducing adapter molecule 2 — protein sequence MPLFGQNPFDQDVEKVTNENNTTEDWSLIMDICDRVGTTPNGAKDCLKSIMKRVNHKVPHVAMQALTLLGACVANSGKIFHLEICSREFASEVRSILNKLHPKVCEKLKGLMVDWAEEFQKDPQLSLIGATIKSLKEEGVTFPSSASKTSKSSSTTATNRAPDDDDLAKAIELSLQEQKQQAETRPLFVTPDPPFNTDGVKETRKVRALYDFEAAEDNELTFKAGEVVFVLDDSDPNWWKGENHRGVGLFPSNFVTTNLNADPEPVTSVENTTVAEEPTVEVKAEPEPVHIDEEKMDRTLYLLQNTDPADPKPDSSELITLEAECAQMNPLIDEQLQEIDRKHSEMSELNVKVLEALELYNQLMNEAPLYSAYSKIAAPQGTYPGASPAVAMQGYPGQPSGVYMPGGVPQGYSLGSDQAAPLCSLPTTVNSTAPSQPAQTPYMSGLAAPYMTQAPTTYPPQMAMDMSSYQNANPGMPPPSYPVAPPAHPSAQQHHQTAYYQQPLL from the exons ATGCCGTTATTTGGGCAAAATCCTTTCGATCAGGATGTCG aAAAAGTAACTAatgaaaacaacacaacagagGACTGGAGTCTTATTATGGATATTTGTGATCGAGTTGGGACAACACCTAATGG TGCAAAGGATTGTCTCAAGTCAATCATGAAGCGAGTCAACCACAAGGTTCCTCATGTGGCAATGCAAGCACTAACA TTGCTTGGTGCTTGTGTTGCGAACAGTGGAAAGATCTTCCATCTTGAAATCTGTTCCAGAGAGTTTGCCAGTGAAGTACGAAGCATTTTGAATAAA TTGCATCCTAAAGTATGCGAGAAGCTCAAAGGCCTGATGGTGGATTGGGCAGAGGAGTTCCAGAAAGATCCACAACTGAGCCTCATTGGTGCAACCATAAAATCTCTAAAGGAAGAAGGAGTGACTTTCCCGTCCTCAGCCTCGAAG ACTAGCAAGTCCAGCAGCACCACTGCCACGAACCGAGcacctgatgatgatgaccttGCCAAAG CTATTGAGCTATCCTTGCAAGAGCAAAAGCAACAAGCTGAAACTCGACCACTTTTCGTGACACCTGACCCCCCTTTCAATACCGATGGCGTTAAAGAAACCCGTAAAGTGCGTGCTCTTTACGACTTTGAAGCCGCTGAGGACAATGAACTCACTTTTAAGGCTGGGGAGGTTGTTTTTGTTCTCGATGACAG TGATCCAAATTGGTGGAAAGGAGAGAATCATAGAGGAGTAGGACTGTTTCCATCTAACTTTGTCACAACTAACCTAAATGCAGATCCAGAACCAG tCACTTCTGTAGAAAATACAACAGTTGCCGAGGAGCCCACAgtggaagttaaagcagagccAGAACCAGTGCATATAGATGAG GAAAAGATGGACAGAACTTTGTATTTACTCCAGAACACAGACCCGGCCGACCCTAAACCTGACAGCTCTGAGCTGATTACGTTGGAGG ctGAATGTGCACAGATGAATCCTCTGATCGATGAGCAATTGCAAGAGATCGATAG GAAGCACTCAGAGATGTCCGAGCTGAATGTGAAGGTGCTAGAAGCCCTGGAGCTCTATAATCAGTTAATGAACGAAGCTCCTCTGTACTCCGCATACTCAAAGATTGCAGCTCCTCAGGGGACGTATCCAGGTGCTTCTCCTGCTGTAGCTatgcag gGTTACCCAGGCCAGCCTTCAGGGGTCTACATGCCTGGTGGTGTCCCACAAGGCTACAGTCTGGGCTCAGATCAAGCTGCCCCCCTCTGCTCACTGCCCACCACAGTAAACTCTACAGCCCCCAGTCAGCCAGCTCAGACTCCCTACATGAG TGGTTTGGCTGCACCGTATATGACCCAAGCTCCTACCACTTACCCGCCACAGATGGCTATGGACATGTCATCTTATCAGAATGCTAATCCCGGTATGCCTCCACCCTCTTATCCAGTGGCACCTCCTGCCCATCCATCAGCACAGCAGCACCATCAGACAGCTTATTACCAACAGCCCCTCCTATAA